The Manis javanica isolate MJ-LG chromosome 13, MJ_LKY, whole genome shotgun sequence region GAGACGTGAGGCTGCTGGCCCGAAGTTCCAGTGTGAGGCAGAGGCGGGAGTAGAATCTGCGAAGCGGCCACGAGAGGGCACACAGGCCTGAGCTGCGCCGCAGCCCTCCGCcgcttctgctccctccctccctctagtGGGCACCTGGGGCAACGGCAGGAAGCCGCAGGCCAGCCAGAGATTTGGGGGACACTTGATGGAGGGCTGGGGCCACTCAGCTTTGGGTCCTGCCTctgtcccccaaccccaccccctcccagagCCCGGCCAgcgaaggggaggaggaggagctgatgatggaggaagaagaggaggaggttgTGGCAGGAGCCTCAGCGGAGGACAAGAGTCGGAGATCATCGGCTAAGGGACCCTCGGAGCCCGCCCATCCCGGTGAGAGACAGGGGGAGATGGGCAGGGGGCGGGCAGGGCTCCGGAGAGGGAGGACCCTGGGGAAGGGTCTGGCTTTGCTTTTCCTCAGCACCCCCCAGATGCCAGGCTGACTTCCCAGCCCCATGTCCTAATTTCACTCTCCGAGCCTGATTTCTTCAGTTCTAATGCTGGATTTCTCGGCCCCATTGTCCAGATTTCATGTTCTGCCCCTATTTCTTCACCTTGCCCTCTGATTTCCATGCTTCCCTATAGGATGTCTTTGCCTCGTCGCCTTATTTCTAGCCCATCTGCCTGATTTCTTTGGCCCCTCGCCTGGCTCTCTGAGGTCCTTATCTGATTTCCTGAacctttcatctatttttttgtttttagtatctCCTCTGCTCCATTTGTTAACTGGCTGCCTAGTTTCTGAACCTGCTTCCTGATTTCCCAGAGCCACAGCCTGATTTCTAGGTCTGCCTCTGGAGTTGTTTTCTTGGACTGCCTGGTCTTCTTCCAGTTTTCCAGTTCCAGGCCAGGGAGGGAGTGACACAACCATTTTTTGCTTAACCTCAACTCGCAGAGGCCACGCCCCCAGGGAAGCGGGTTGAAAACAAGATCCGGGTGCCCGTGCGCTACTGCATGCTGGGGAGTCGTGACTCGGCCAGGTCAGATAAGATAGCTCCCCGCCCGCCAGCCCCCCCACCCCGTTTTCAGGAGCTCTTGCTCACCTGGGGGAAGCAGGAGCAGGGGTAGGGTGGGAACAAGGCCTCAGATCTTCAGAGCTGCTGTGGGGGTCTAGGGAACCAGCTTGCGGGGGAGGGAAGGGCCTGGGGGTTCCTGAAGCTGCGGGACCCTCTGGCTCCTACAGGAACCCCCACACCCTGGTGGAAGTGACGTCCTTCGCAGCCATCAACAAGTTCCAGCCGTTCAATGTGGCCGTCTCTAGCAACGTGCTGTTCCTGCTGGTGTGTGCCGCCTCCCACCTTGCCCCTTAGAGGCCAGGGACACGGTTGGGCAGGTGGCTAGGGCACCTGGGAGGGGGATTCCTGGAATTTTGGCTCCCTGAGGCAGGGACTGTGCTTTGTTCACTACTGGTAAACAGTAGGCACTCAATCAGTGCTTGAATGAAGAAGTTGGGCAGGCTGGCCCCTGCACTGGCCCTTGAGAGCAGGCATGTGGGGCTTTGCTGTAGCCTGAGCCCATCTTCTgacatccctcccttccccaggacTTCCACAGCCACCTGACTTGCAGCGAGGTCGTGGGGTACCTGGGGGGCCGCTGGGACATCAACAGCCAGAGTGGGTATCTGGGGCCTAGGGGCCAGGGCCGTGTTTAGGTTCAGAGTCGATGTCCACACCCTCTCCCCAACTCTGCGCAGTGCTCACGGTGCTGAGAGCCTTTCCCTGTCGGAGCCGGCTGGGGGATGTGGATACTGCGGCCACCatggaggaggaggtgaggaggGGGCGCACAGGACGCGCATtctgggtgggggcagcaggggtgggTGCAGCTGTCCTGGCCACAGTGTCCTGCCGGCTCGCACAGGGTCAAATCTCAGCAAGTGTGCAAATGAATGTGTGTGAGCTCCCATCCCTGGGCCTGTGACTGCGCTGTTAGGCATCCTCTGCGCACAGCCAGCCCctttctctctgagccttggtttcccctctgtgcctggcacctagtaaaGGCCCAATAAATATCAGATGCCATTCCTGTCAGTGTTCTCATAATGGTGCTTAATATGCGTCTAGCacttgtgccaagcactgtacaCCCACCTCGTGGCACCACCGCATGTTTCCCGGGGTGAATAGCGTTAAATGTCTGCCTACTCCTCCTTTCTCCTTACGCCTGCGCCTGCGCATGCCCCAGCTTTGCCCAAGGTGTCCTGAATGCCTGTTCCTGCTTAAGGGCTCACACATCCACCTATCTCTTTCTTTAACTATTTATTGacctgctgtgtgtcaggcagTATTCCATGAGCTGGGGATACAGCActgagaaaaataacttttagcCTGTGCATTAGGACAGGTgtgtctttttaatgtatttgctgACTGTCCCCCACTGGATTCGGTGAGGGTAGGGGCAGAACCTGTCTTggtcactgctgtgtccccaggccTGGTACGCAGCAGGGGCTTGTTACATGTGgaccgccatctggggctggaggaAGCCAGGCACGCAGGGGCGCAGCGTGAGTTCACCAGGGCCCTAGAGCTCCGGCCGGGCCCCTGCCGATGCAGTCGCGCCTCTGCCCCCAGATCCACCAGAGCCTGCTCCTGCGCGGCCTGTCCCTCGTGGGCTGGTACCACAGCCACCCGCACAGCCCGGCGCTGCCGTCGCTGCAGGACATCGACGCGCAAATGGACTACCAGCTGCGGCTGCAGGGCTCCAGCAACGGCTTccagccctgcctggccctgCTCTGCTGTACGTCCGGGGCTGGGGCGGAGTGTATGTGCTAGCGCGCGTGCGCAGCGCTGCGCCtcagcccagcccctcctcccgcAGCCCCTTACTATTCTGGCAACCCCGGGCCGGAGTCCAAGATCTCCCCGTTTTGGGTGATGCCGCCCCCGGAGGTAGGCGGGGCTGGTGGGAGGCGGAGCCGTGGGCGGGGCTGCGGGGGAAGGCGGGGCCAAGAGGGCTTGCTGAGGGCCTGGTGCCGGGGCTCTGGCTCCTGGCTCGTTTGGGGACTGGGGTCTCAGTTCCTCCCGTTTGTAAAGTGGGAACGTAACCACTGCCCTGCCTGAGGCTCTGTGAGGGCCTGGGTGCTGAGGGATGTGGAAAAGGCGGGGGGCCCTGCGTGTAGCTGCCGTTCTCCCTCACCACGATGGCCTCCGACCCGAACCTTGCCTGGTGTCCTTTCCCTAAGTCCGTTCTGGGGTCAGAAATCAGCCTCGGAAAGCAGTTCCGGGGCCGTGGCTCTCCTCGTGGCCTCTCCTGTCAGGGATGCCACCTTGTCTCCCTAGTCCTACAGCGAGGGTCCCCCAAGGTGCCCGTGGCTCTCAACCTCCGTTCCCAGGGTGGAGCCGGATTCTCCGATCTCCCCCGCCCCCCGCCTACCCCGGGTGCATCTGGCTTGGGACGGGAGGCCGGCGGTGACCGGCTTGTGTCCCTGCTAGCAAAGGCCCAGTGACTACGGCATCCCCATGGACGTGGAGATGGCCTACGTCCAGGACAGCTTCCTGACCAATGACATCCTGCAAGAGATGGTGAGCTCCCTCCGGATTAGGTGGGTGGGGGCCCCGGGGAGGGGCAGGCGGGGGCTGAAGGCACCCAGCTGGACGGTGGTGACTGGCAGGACTCAGGAAGCCGAATGTGCCGCACCAGGGCGGGCGGGCGTCAGGTTCCGCTCCCACTGCTGAGAACCACCTGTGGCTGGGGATGGAGTCTCAGGTCCTTGTCTTGGCGCCTCCCTCGCCCACGTGCTCCCCTGCCCGGCCTCCTTGTTCTTCTGGAACCTGCGGGGGACACTCCTACCTCGGGCCTCTGCACCAGCCACAGATCTCCAAGTGGAGACACGTGAGAACTTTTAGGTGGTGCCCAGATGAAGGCATTAGTACCTGTGCCTCCACAGGTGTTTGTGTTAGTGGAGCTGGTCGAACACACCTGTGATTTCACGGGAGCTGTTTGGCTGGGCTGACCCGGGGGCAGCTCAGGCCTGCTTGGATAAAGGGAGTCGTGCTTGCCGTGCCTCCTGTCTCAGGGGTAGTTAAGCACCCCTCGGCGGGGCCTCCTGCTAAGCTTCCATTTCTGCCAGGTGGCGCTCCTCGGTGGCCCATCTCCTGGGGTCTTGGGGAACACCTGTGTGCTGTGCTAGTCTGGAAGCCCCCCGTGGGGCAGCAGCAACAGGGTCCCCCGTCTGCCCTGTCCCACAGATGCTGCTGGTGGAGTTCTACAAAGGTGCCCCTGACCTCGTGAGGTTCCAGGAGCCCTGGGACCAGGAGCACACCTACCTTGACAAGCTGAAGGTGACTCACGCCTGGGGTCCCTGCAAGCCCCTTCTTTGGGAAGATGCTTCCTGGGGAGCCAAGGATCTATctgggggagtgggtgggggctGAGAAACAGTGACGTCCTACGATGTTCTGTACAAAAGTATTCCAGCCAGAGATGAGCCCGGCCCAGGGGAAGTCTTGTTTTATCGCacaggggcggggtgggggtgatggtggTAAATGTCACCAGCCCTGGGGACCTCTGGACCCCAGGATACCCTAGGTGAAGAAACTGTGTGGGACTGCTCCATACCACGGCTGcctggggaggatgcagagggTTCTGATCTGATCCCGAGTCCTAAGTGCCAGTGAAGTGTAACAAAACAAACGCAGGCAGTGTTGTGAACGAGTTTCTCTAGCTCCCTGGCCCCATTTACTGGGCCATTTAAATAAGGGCTTGGTGGCCTCTTGAGTGTGTCtgatttatttcctgtttcaaaGTCATTCTCGGAAGGTGCGCTCAACTCTGCTTTGCAGAGAAACAATAGTTTCTCCCATGTTGCTTGTTTTATTTGAACTTAAAAAAGGGAACCAAGGCTTAAAACTCCTTGGGAGTCCCCAAGCTGGGTGGCCCCTAGAGATCAGAGTGTGAGAGATCCAGGCAGCTGGGGTGACAGCAGGATTTGGAATGTGCAGGACATTCCACATTGGTCAGCCAGGCCTTTGGTTGCATAAGGCTCCTCTTGTTGGAAAGCACTGCTTTAGGGACACTGGCTAGACCATGTGCTCGGGTCAGaagagcccctcccccaggccgcAGCACTTGGGGCTCAGGCAGGCAGGACCTGGGGAGGCCAGGACCTCTGGGTGCAGCCCTGAGGGGCCAGCCCTGCCTTTTTCAGATCTCCCTGGCCAGCAGGACGCCCCAGGACCAGGGCCTGTGCCATGTGCTGGAGCAGGTGTACAGCGTTCTCAAGCAAGGGAGCTGAGACCAAGCCCCCGGCGGCCCTGGGGGAGGGAAATGGACCCCGGGGCTGTGTGCGTGGCTGTGCTGCTCCATCCCTGTGTGGCTTGGCTGTATGGTGGCTGGAGCTCAGAGAATAAAGAGAAGCAAACAGCCCGGGAGTGTGTCTCACTCTAGGTAGGGGAGCCCCCAACACTTGTTGCTGGGCATGTAGGCTGCGGTTGGGTAGCAGAGCACCGTGGGTGGTGCTGGGTGCAGGAGGGAACACTGCAGCCACACCGTGGACCTTCTGGGGCTGGGGCTTCAGGGAGGAGCCTGCAGGGGACATACTGCCCGCGCTGGTAACTGGACATGTGACGGCCACCCCTCCCGGCCCGGCTGCAGGGCTGGTGGCCACCACATGGGCCCTGCCCAGACACCTACAGGGTCCGTGCACTGGGGTAAGCCCTAGGGGGAAACCCTGCACCACAACTAGACAAGAGGCTGTAGAAAGAGacatttaatactttttaaaaaaaaatcaagattacAATTTCATCTGCCCTAGACTGTTGCCAAGGCTATACTGCTCATCTCGGCCAGGACACCTGTGCCAGTGTAATGGTGGCAAGGGGGCTCCATGGTGAGCAAGCCTGGTGTCTGGAGGCTTTGCTGGGTCACTGGAGGGGAATGTGAACCAGGTCTGAGGTCCCCCATTCAGCCCACTTTCAGATTAGACAAACAGGGAAGTGGATGTGAGGCTGGGGCCCTGCTGGTCAAGCAAGGGCCTGCCTTGGACTGGAGGAGGTGGCTGGGCTCACTGTCAGCAGTGGCCTGCTCGGGACAGGGGAGGTACTTGTGACCCTCCCGGAGGGCAACCCCAGCAGCCAGGGGTCTGGGAACAATCACTCAACAAAGACTTTGTGCTTGGCCTTCTGCAAAGCAGAGGTTGGAGGGCTCCTGTGGTCCCATGTGTatgtggggaggtgggagggatgggggagtgCAAGCTGGTGGGTGGCACTTGTGCCAGAGAGAAAAGTTCCATGTGCTGAGCTGGAACTGAGGGGGTGAGGGCGGTGGGCAGGGTCTGTGGGGCTCAGTGCCCTTGTGGAGGTGGGGAGCAGTGGTGGCCCAAGGGCTGCTGAGGAGAGGGGGCTGTCTCTCCCAAGCCACTGGCTGGAGCGAAGGGGTGAGGCACCTGTGGGCCTGCAGAGGCCTGGAgtgggggctgggaaggggcGTGCTGGGAGGATTTAAAAGGGCAGCGGGTCTCAGCCAGGGGTCCAGCTCAGCCCACCCCATACCACGTTCAATTTTGTCCCTCTGTGGGCAGGTCTCCTGGCAGGGTGGGCAAGGGCCAGAAGGGGGAGAAGACCATGTTGGGGGAGCGTGTGCCCACCCACCTGGAGTCACCAGTCCTTGAAGGGGTGGGAGGAAGTTAGTGTTTCTAAGAGCACCTTAGTGTGGCCCCCTCGGGCAGCTGGGCTGGGCACCACCGGAGCAGCAGGGAGGAGGTACactgcccagcccccaggacGGTGGCCTGGGGCCGGAAGGAGCCCATGACCGCGGGGAGAGCAGGTAGGAAGAGGGCTCCCCGCAGTCGGGCCTGCCGGCGGTGCGTAGCACTCTGCCCAGGATGGTGGCCACAGGACCTCTGGACGGCAGGGCGGGGTGGTCACTGTGGCAGGGGCACCAGAACCTCCACGTAGCTGAGCGGGAAGAAGCCCGACTGCCCGCGGAGCATGCCCTCGTACCAGTTCTCGTCGATCTGGTTGGTCAGCGTGATGATGTCGCCCTCGTGGAAGCCCAGCTCTCCATCGTTCTCGGGCTCGAAGTCGTACAGCGCCTTGCAGCTTGGCTGGTCCAGGGGCGCTGGGGAGGGATGGACGTGAGGCTGGGCTTCCACCGGCTCTTGGCTCAGGCCCCCAGGCTCCCCGGGTCCCGCTGGGCGACAGCTACGGCCCCGCCGTggtcctgctgcctggctgctgcTCAGTCGCCAGCCAGGAAGAAGGAGCCATGACAAGCCAGGGGACAGGACTccgagtggttaccaaaggctgcTGGGAGGAGCAGGGCACAGCCCACCGTCCTTGGGGTGCTACTCTGAGCCTGGAGTGAGCAAGGAGCCCTGGTGCCCTGGGTATGCGTGGGGAGGCCGTGCTGTGCTGCCCAGTGCACCCCTGCTTGAGCACTTCtgtgggagaaggggaggagaaagaCTTCCGGACCAGACTAGGAGGTGACACTGTAAACTGAGGCAGGGAGTGTGCAGAAGCAAGCCTGTGCCCTGGGGTCACTCACGCATGCTCCTGCTGGGGGTCCGGATGGGCTTGTCGGCAGATCGGAAGGATGACGAAGCTGCGTGCAGACAAAGCATGGAGCTGCACTCAGGACAGGGGGTGGGGCCTGCTTCTGGCCCTGGGGGCCCTTCCCCAGAGGGTGGGGGGCCCGGCCCCACCCAGCCCCGCACTGTGGAtggaagggcaggcagggggccATCCCCAAAGGGGCCTAGCTCTCAAAAGTTCTAGGACAGCAAGGCCCACTCCCCCCTTGTTACCTGTGATCTTGGGGGCCGGGGTACAGGGGAAGCCCCCGTTGGACTGCTCCGCCTCTCCGAGGTCAAGGGGTTCTCGGGGCTTGGGCTTGTATTCCCGCCTGGGGCGTGAGGACGCTTCCTGCACCCTGGGTTTGGGGAGGGAGAGCCGCGAACAGCCTGTCTTGAGCCCTGACATACAGGAGCACCGCCCCTTGTTGGTGCTGTTGCCCTGCGACTTGGGGTGATGTGGGAGGAGAGCGCTGGGCGGGCTGTCAGAGGAACCCTGGGCCCAACCAAAGGGCTTCCTGATTGCCTCTGGACCAGCccctcagcagctgggaagctgGGGCCCAacacccccctgcccccacccagacCACCACCGCCCAAGGCTTCCTTTTCCAGGCCCCAGATGCTGGCTGACTGTcgggtgggggctggggccccTGGGCAGTAAGTATGGACACCGAATAAGGGGCTCCCAGGTCAGCCCAGGTGGCCCTGAGCTCTGAGATGCCCCATTCTCCTAGCCTCCTGTCCTTAGACCACTCAAACCTGCTCCTTCAGGAATCAGGAAGAGCCCAATGAtgccctgctgcctcctgggacCCCCCCCTCTACACAGCCCTGGCCACCAGGCCAGCACGTGCAGACGGCACCCACGGGGAAGCCAGGGAGCCTGGGCTCACCTCTGCTTGAGCTTCTCCACCAGCTCCTCCAGGATCCGCACCGCCTGCCGGTGGTAGTCCAGCTGGGCGTCCACCAGGGCAGAGAGCTGGCTCACCTGCTCAACCTACAAGTGGCcagccagggctgctgggggGGCCCCTGGGTCCATTTCCAGGCCACCGCCCACAGGGAGGCTTCCCAGGCTGCTCTGGGCACGGGGGCCTGGTCCCCTCCCCATCTGCCTGACCCTCGAGCCATAGCCAGAGGAAGGTGAAGGGTCTGAGGGAGACCCCGAAGCCTCGGTGGGCCGCCGCTGGCCCCCCTGCTGCTCTAGCTCCCTGTGTCCCTCTGCCCTGCACAGGCTGGCCCGCCGCTGGGCCCCTCGTTTCAGAGGCTCCCACGGGGTGCAGGCCAGGCGCAGGCGCACGTACGTCCGTCTCCAGGAGGTTGTGCATGCTGGTCTCGGACACCTCCTTGGACTCCTCGAACTTCTCCATGGCCTGGCGCAGCTCCTCGTCAGGGATCCTGCCCTGCCGCTTCTTCTTGTAGTCGAAGTCCAGGCGGCGGCTCTCCAGCTTCTTCAGGTGGTGCTGTTGGGGGTGTGGGGCCAAGGTCACGCTGTGGCGCTGGGGACCTCGGGGAGGGCGCCGCTCCTGCAGCTCTAACCGATGGGAAACCAGGCCGGGCCGCAGGAGGGCGgagtgggctgggcagggaggggcccggggctgccctggggccaggcggGCTCCTCGGGGCTCACCTGGATCTCCTTCAGGTCCTTGTCGCACAGGTTCTGGAGGGGGTCGATGAAGTTCTGCTTGACCTCTATGTCCAGGGAGTCCTTCACCTCGGCCAGGCGCCTCATGGACTCCCCTGCGTCCAGCAGCGCATCACCTGCAGATGGGAGGCGGGGGGGAAGCTGTCACGGGAGGCCTTGGCCTAAGGGCTAGACACCCCTGAGTTCTAAACGGCCCCCGTGTCCCATGGCCAAGGACCATGACGGCAGAACTCAGAACGAGACAGGAGCCCCTAAAGTCTGAACTGGAGCCACAGTGGCTGGGAGCTGCTGGTGACGGATGTCAGCAAGCCGCCTTCCCCCATGCTAGAAGAGGGGGACCAGGTTTGCCCTGAACCAGCAGAGGTGCGAGGGCAGGGCTCCCGCAGCTGTGGCACTGTGGCACCTCAGGCGCCCCAGCTGCCCTCGTCCGAGGGCTGGGCAGCACGAAGATGCTTCTGGAGCTCAGGGAGGGAGGTGCCGCCCCGCACACCAGTGCAGGAACGCAGGCCATCCCCACATCACCGTGCCACCCCGCGGCCTCACCAAAGTTGGACTCGCTGCCCAGCTCCTTCCCGTGGCGGATCATGCACTCGCCCAGCAGGCCCTCTGACTGCGGGTAGCCCGGGCTCTTCACCTGCCCTCGGATCTTGGACACGGTGTTGAGCATCGTCAGCTTGGCTCGGGAGGCTGGAAGAGGACGGGCGGGGAGGCTGTGCAGGTGGCCTCCTGAGGCTCCAGGCCTCCACTGCTGGCTGCCACCCTCTGCCCTGGCTGCCATTCTGAGCACTCAGCTCCATGCCTGCTGACAGCCAGGCCCCGAGAAGAACCTCCCAGACAGACTCCCCGTCCTCTGCTCTTGCCagccagcagcagccctggcagCAGGCAGGGGATCGGCCCCCCCAGGGCCTCCTCGTCCTGGAGCACCGCTGAGTGGACCCTCCCCTCTGTGAGCTGGGGAGCAGTGCCTCAGAGAGGCGCCTGTGGGCAGGTACAGGTGTGCAGAGCTACAATGCCCAGATCCCACCCATGTGGGGGGCAGCTGTGTCCTAGCAAGGCCTCGAAGGGACACGGGTGCTTAGCTGCCTGTCCCATGCCTAATGCTTCCTGCTACGATTCGGATGTTCCTCAGGGAAAGGGCCCCACACCTCCTTATCCTAGGAGGCCTCTCCTTGTGCTCAAAGGTGGGCATGTGCCTGGGGCCTAGCAAATGGAATGGGCACCCAACTCAAACTGGTCCAGTGAGCCGGCTGGGGGAAGGCAGTGCTCTTTGCTGGGACAGTTGGCTGGGGGGGGTGATTTAAGGCTCAGGTGCCACAAGGACTGAGAACTGCCTGAGGAAGCGGAAAGGAAATGCATGACCTTGACGGCATCCTTTGGACCCCTGTATCCAGCCCCTCCTGAAATGCCTGCCCAGGGCCCTCAGCTCTGGAGCCCACGCATTCCTTCCCCAAGCTCCAGGACTGGGACACCCCGACTGACACAGAGCCGAGAGGGGTCGGGCAGGCCCCCTGCAGCAGGCTGGCACCCTACCTGGGTTGGGCTGCAGGTACTCGATGGTCCTGGCCAGCACTTCTGTCACAGCCTTGCTGGTGACATCCACCTTCTGTAAAGAGAGGCAGCACATGGGGTTTGGCAACCACTGGGGCACCCTGGCCAGCCTGGCCCCGCTCCCTCAGAGCCCACACAGGAACTGCCCACTGCCCTGGGGGctgctggcctccctgcctcctgctcaCTCCTCGGCCTGCCGCCCACCTAGTCCATCCTGACAGGCCTGCTCCTGCCCCAGCTGCCAGGCCTGCGCGCCAGGTGCCAGAGAGGGCACGCTGCCTCCCCGGTTACCTTCTCCATCTCTCTGAAGTCATCGTCAAGCTTGGTCCCTTCGGCCCCTCCGACCTTCTCACTGACCAGCTAGGGGACAGAAAGGGGGACAAGTGTGAGCAAAGGAGGAGGCCCCAGGAACCCTCCCAACCACATCCACTGCAGAAGGAGGTCGAGGGGTCAGGACATCCACAGCAGTTTCTCAGGGATGCTGAACGTGGCAGCGAAGCCCTGGCTCCAAACCCACACACTCCTTCAAACCTGGACAGGGGCgcctcctcctggaagccctcCCAGGCTGTGCCCACCCCATTGGCCTGCGCTGACGGCTCCAGAGTCCTGGCCAGTGTTCCCACCCCCACAGAGGGTCATTCCCTCATAGCACAGAGGTACGGGGCCCAGACAGGGGGCTGTGGTTTAGCTGTGGGTGTGGTGATGAGGTTCACTAAGGGAATTGTGCACCTCCCTTACTGAATGCCTGCCTCTCCAGGAAGGAATTTCAGGGACCGCTGGGGCCAGCACTTCCCCAAAATTTTTGAGGAGCACCTCTGAGGACAGACAAGTGTGCAATGGAGAGACCTGCACTGCACAGGCCAACTGTCATGTCCCGGAAGtcatctgtgtgtgcatgtgcatgcacacacatctgAGTAGCAGTTGCATGTTCACTCTCACGTTGAATCACCTACCCCTGCCGCAGAGCAGCAGAGTGTGACACGTTTAATTTCTGATGTTTGAGCACaggcttgcacacacacacacacatgctcgaTTTCCTGATGGCCAGCGGCTGTCATGCCCACCCATCCAGACccctcctgggccctgggtggCCGCCAGCCTGCAGGCACAATCTGACCACCGGGCCTGCTGACGGGCCCACCACCTCCTACCCATGCAGTCTCTGGCAAAGGGCGTGGCCCGGCCCCGCTTCTCCTCTGTAGTATGGGGTGACTGTAGCGACACTGCTGTGGGCGCAGGCACAGGCGCCCCAGGCACAGGGAGCACTGGATGTCCACACCTCTGACCACTGTCATGTGTCCTTCCAGGGATGCTGTGCAGAGCTCCACACAGCCTATCAGTCTTTGTCCCCCCACTTACTCCAGGACCAAAAGGGGATGGGGCCGTGTGCCCTGCAGGTCAGCGGTTCTCAACCTGGCTGCACCCCGGGAGTCCAGGAGCAGGCTGGGTGAGAGGTGACGCCAAAGTAGTGGGGGACAGGAAGGAAGCACAGCTGGTGCCAGGCCCGCCCAGTGACTGTCACCCCTAAGCTGCTCAGGCTGTGCCCTGCCAGACACCGTCTGCTAGGGAACCTTGTAGGGGAGGCTGGAGCTGGCCTCCCGGTTCTGCTGATGACTTGATAAGGAAAGACCCCAGTCTTTCCTAGGCATTCATGGGGCGTTCTACTTTATTTCAtgggacagtttcacttcttttgATTATGGTAAACCAGGACATTCTCAAatttggtggttgccagagagcGAAATGAGTGAGCAGCCTGCCATGGGACACGGCTTTTCTGGCGAACTGAGAGGGGAGCTGAAGCAGTGGTGCTCAAAACCACACCTTCCGGGCCCAGGGCACTGGGGCCGGTGGCCTGTTCCACGCAGGACAGGCGGCTTAGGGCAGAGGTTCTCTCTAGGAGGTGACACATCCTCCAAGGGGAGGCAGTGCAGGCAGACCCTGCAGCCTCTTCTGGGCCTGAGAGTGTCACTTCCCCGCCTCCCGGGGAATCCATGAGTCCCAAGTTCCCAGGACAGCTCCTCAGCCACCGCCACCCAGCCCGGGTCACCTTGCACTTCAGCCCAGGGCGGCTGCACTAGAGATGGTCCAGCCCACCTGGGAGCTCTGAGTCCAAGTTCCCCAGGGGTGGCTGACTGTCCCCGAGTCCCTTCTCTCCAAGACTCACAGTCTTGGAAACAGCACGAATGAATAAAAGGATGACAAGGCAAAAGGAAAAAGTGGGAAAACCAAAGAA contains the following coding sequences:
- the SH3GL1 gene encoding endophilin-A2, with product MSVAGLKKQFYKASQLVSEKVGGAEGTKLDDDFREMEKKVDVTSKAVTEVLARTIEYLQPNPASRAKLTMLNTVSKIRGQVKSPGYPQSEGLLGECMIRHGKELGSESNFGDALLDAGESMRRLAEVKDSLDIEVKQNFIDPLQNLCDKDLKEIQHHLKKLESRRLDFDYKKKRQGRIPDEELRQAMEKFEESKEVSETSMHNLLETDVEQVSQLSALVDAQLDYHRQAVRILEELVEKLKQRVQEASSRPRREYKPKPREPLDLGEAEQSNGGFPCTPAPKITASSSFRSADKPIRTPSRSMPPLDQPSCKALYDFEPENDGELGFHEGDIITLTNQIDENWYEGMLRGQSGFFPLSYVEVLVPLPQ
- the MPND gene encoding MPN domain-containing protein, which translates into the protein MAAPEPLSPAGGPGEEAPDEDEEEAEAEDPERPGGAGGARPGGGGGGGGGGGGGGAGAGGCYGPGGALTRRAVTLRVLLKDELLESGVGVLSIYYLGKKFVGDLQPDGRIVWQETGQVFNSPSAWATHCKKLVNPAKKSGCGWASVKYKGQKLDKYKAAWLRRHQLHVPTAATDESPASEGEEEELMMEEEEEEVVAGASAEDKSRRSSAKGPSEPAHPEATPPGKRVENKIRVPVRYCMLGSRDSARNPHTLVEVTSFAAINKFQPFNVAVSSNVLFLLDFHSHLTCSEVVGYLGGRWDINSQMLTVLRAFPCRSRLGDVDTAATMEEEIHQSLLLRGLSLVGWYHSHPHSPALPSLQDIDAQMDYQLRLQGSSNGFQPCLALLCSPYYSGNPGPESKISPFWVMPPPEQRPSDYGIPMDVEMAYVQDSFLTNDILQEMMLLVEFYKGAPDLVRFQEPWDQEHTYLDKLKISLASRTPQDQGLCHVLEQVYSVLKQGS